A part of Paroedura picta isolate Pp20150507F chromosome 7, Ppicta_v3.0, whole genome shotgun sequence genomic DNA contains:
- the LOC143842228 gene encoding molybdopterin synthase catalytic subunit-like has product MNGIVDEPEDFITLTEDKLLADEVSALVISPSCGAVSLFIGTTRNNFDGKKVKHLEYEAYAPMAKVEIKKICTNIRLKWPSVRHIAIHHRLGTVPISEASVIVAISSPHRAESLEAVQYGINALKATVPIWKKEVYEEEYSWKENKECFWAKTIK; this is encoded by the exons ATGAATGGAATTGTGGATGAACCCGAGGACTTCATTACGTTGACTGAAGACAAGCTCTTGGCAGACGAGGTGTCAGCCCTTGTGATTTCTCCCTCCTGTGGTGCTGTGTCCCTGTTCATAG GCACGACCAGGAATAACTTTGATGGGAAGAAAGTCAAGCACTTAGAATATGAAGCATATGCACCCATGGCCAAAgtggaaataaagaaaatatgCACAAATATAAGATTAAAATGGCCCTCTGTCAGACATATAGCAATACACCACAGACTTGG TACGGTTCCCATTAGCGAAGCGAGTGTGATTGTGGCGATCTCGTCTCCCCACAGAGCAGAATCTCTCGAGGCTGTGCAATACGGCATCAACGCTTTAAAAGCAACAGTGCCGATCTGGAAAAAG GAGGTCTATGAAGAAGAATATTCCTGGAAAGAgaacaaggagtgcttttgggcTAAGACAATCAAGTAA
- the LOC143842227 gene encoding uncharacterized protein LOC143842227, with amino-acid sequence MVTLSTRYPGPRATHRLPCLARAGRPESHLPRPLPVLLCCGKFGGGAGWRRRGGAGRAERGGDSRADAGAPGAGWQERARRPRALAGLPMTCEVVVLYFARSAELAGVRTETISVPQQITSLQLWNEIVRRHSSLAAIQDQVVFAVCQEYMLLGDQLLDLRTGDEIAIIPPISGG; translated from the exons ATGGTGACGCTATCTACACGATATCCAGGCCCCAGAGCCACCCACCGCCTTCCCTGCCTAGCCCGAGCCGGGCGACCCGAGAGCCACCTTCCCCGGCCCCTTCCGGTGTTGCTCTGCTGCGGGAAGTTCGGAGGCGGAGCAGGTTGGAGGCGGCGCGGAGGGGCCGGCCGGGCCGAGCGCGGCGGGGACTCCCGGGCAGACGCAGGCGCCCCAGGCGCTGGCTGGCAAGAGCGAGCGCGGCGGCCGCGCGCCCTGGCCGGACTGCCCATGACCTGCGAG GTGGTCGTGTTGTATTTTGCGAGAAGTGCAGAGTTAGCTGGAGTCCGCACGGAGACCATTTCCGTGCCCCAGCAGATCACATCACTGCAGCTGTGGAATGAAATTGTGAGGAGACATTCAAG CCTCGCTGCCATACAGGATCAAGTGGTTTTTGCTGTCTGCCAGGAATACATGCTCCTCGGGGACCAGCTGCTGGACCTACGCACGGGGGACGAAATAGCCATTATTCCACCTATTAGTGGGGGCTAA